From Leptotrichia wadei, one genomic window encodes:
- a CDS encoding response regulator transcription factor — MYKVLIADDNKQIVSILSEYCKKNNFTVSTVFDGEEALKEIEKNKFDIVLLDVMMPKKDGFDVCRETRKFSNVPIIMITARGEDYEKIMGLEIGADDYIVKPFSPGEIIARINAILRRIMPKNDESEKIFTFDNLEIDLNNFTVKVNDEIIPLTKKEIEILWTLATNQNKVFTRENLLDLIWGFDYFGESRTVDTHIKRLRAKLDNYEHKKWNIKTIWGVGYKFDILEK; from the coding sequence ATGTATAAAGTACTGATTGCAGATGATAATAAGCAAATTGTGTCAATACTTTCAGAATACTGCAAAAAAAATAATTTTACTGTAAGTACTGTTTTTGATGGAGAAGAAGCATTAAAGGAAATCGAGAAAAATAAGTTTGATATAGTTTTGCTGGATGTAATGATGCCGAAAAAAGATGGATTTGATGTGTGCCGTGAAACGAGAAAATTTTCAAATGTTCCAATTATAATGATTACAGCACGTGGAGAAGATTATGAAAAAATAATGGGGCTTGAAATTGGGGCAGATGACTATATTGTAAAACCATTCTCGCCAGGAGAAATAATTGCCAGAATAAATGCAATTTTGCGTAGAATAATGCCTAAAAATGATGAAAGTGAAAAAATATTTACTTTTGATAATCTTGAAATTGATTTAAACAATTTTACGGTAAAGGTAAATGACGAGATAATTCCATTGACAAAAAAAGAAATTGAAATTTTATGGACTCTTGCAACAAATCAGAATAAAGTTTTTACAAGGGAGAATTTGTTAGACTTAATTTGGGGATTTGATTATTTTGGAGAAAGCCGTACTGTTGATACGCATATAAAAAGGCTTCGTGCAAAATTAGACAACTATGAGCATAAAAAATGGAATATTAAGACAATTTGGGGTGTTGGGTATAAATTTGATATTTTAGAAAAATAA
- a CDS encoding YoaK family protein, whose amino-acid sequence MDAYTFITRGKVLANAQTGNIVYLAINLGKREWVKSFDYFMPILFFALGILFTELIKTKFEKHKIFRWQQIVIIYQVIVMFFISFIPSGNWNIIVNIIMSFIAAIQYQGFRKIRGLAGATTMCTGNLRSGMDNLVKYIKTKDKSHLQSFWIYLGLDGFFLIGSLLCVILVNIYGIISLLICCILLIFVFIIMFKETI is encoded by the coding sequence ATGGATGCATACACATTCATTACACGTGGAAAAGTACTTGCCAATGCACAAACTGGAAACATTGTCTACCTTGCAATAAATTTAGGAAAAAGAGAATGGGTAAAATCCTTTGATTACTTTATGCCAATTTTATTTTTTGCACTTGGCATATTATTTACTGAACTTATAAAAACGAAATTTGAAAAGCATAAGATTTTCAGATGGCAGCAAATCGTAATAATCTATCAGGTTATAGTAATGTTTTTTATTTCTTTCATACCAAGCGGAAACTGGAACATTATCGTAAACATAATCATGTCCTTCATCGCCGCCATTCAGTATCAAGGCTTCAGAAAAATCAGAGGTCTTGCAGGAGCCACTACAATGTGCACAGGAAACCTGCGAAGCGGAATGGACAACTTAGTTAAATACATCAAAACTAAAGACAAATCACATTTACAAAGTTTCTGGATATATTTAGGCTTAGATGGATTTTTCCTTATTGGATCATTACTTTGTGTAATTTTAGTAAATATTTATGGGATAATTTCTCTATTAATTTGCTGTATTTTGCTAATTTTTGTATTTATAATAATGTTTAAGGAAACTATTTAA
- a CDS encoding ATP-binding cassette domain-containing protein: MKKKDLINKLSISELVQKYPFAENFFTENNLPVETFYNSTFHEFIATFAEDKIEDFALDVEKIEESLVDYIEQMKLFLGMEDENSIDVLTIVAGQDKSGNKEGFERLDIHKSEIISIVGPTGSGKSRLLADIEWTAQKDTPTKRQILINGEFPDKKWRYSSNNKLVAQLSQNMNFVMDLSVKEFLELHAQSRMIENIDETVEEIISAANKLAGEQFDLTTAITALSGGQSRALMIADTAILSSSPIVLIDEIENAGIDRKKALELLVSSDKIVLMATHDPTLALIADKRIIIKNGGISKIITTSAEEKKILKKLDEMDDVIQKMRSDLRKGEILRNEF, translated from the coding sequence ATGAAAAAAAAAGATTTGATAAATAAATTAAGTATTAGTGAACTTGTTCAGAAATATCCGTTTGCAGAGAATTTTTTTACTGAAAATAACTTGCCTGTGGAAACTTTTTACAATAGTACTTTTCACGAATTTATTGCAACTTTTGCAGAAGATAAAATTGAGGATTTTGCATTAGATGTGGAAAAAATTGAGGAAAGTTTAGTTGACTATATTGAGCAAATGAAATTATTTTTGGGAATGGAAGATGAAAATTCGATTGATGTGCTTACAATTGTCGCTGGGCAAGATAAATCGGGAAATAAAGAGGGGTTTGAAAGGCTTGATATTCATAAATCAGAAATTATTTCAATTGTAGGACCTACAGGTTCTGGAAAATCAAGGCTTCTTGCTGACATCGAATGGACTGCCCAGAAGGATACGCCGACAAAGCGTCAGATTCTTATAAATGGTGAATTTCCAGATAAAAAATGGCGTTATTCTTCAAATAATAAATTAGTCGCACAATTATCCCAAAATATGAATTTTGTTATGGATTTGTCAGTAAAGGAATTTCTGGAACTGCATGCACAAAGCCGAATGATTGAAAACATTGATGAAACTGTGGAAGAGATCATTAGTGCGGCAAATAAGCTGGCTGGAGAGCAATTTGACTTAACTACTGCAATTACAGCTTTAAGTGGTGGACAGTCTCGTGCCTTGATGATTGCTGATACTGCAATTTTAAGTTCATCTCCAATTGTTTTGATTGATGAAATTGAAAATGCTGGAATTGATAGGAAAAAAGCCTTGGAATTGCTTGTTTCTTCAGATAAGATTGTGTTAATGGCAACACATGATCCAACGTTGGCATTAATAGCAGATAAACGGATTATAATAAAAAATGGGGGAATTAGTAAAATTATTACAACAAGTGCTGAAGAAAAGAAAATTTTGAAAAAACTGGATGAAATGGATGATGTCATTCAGAAAATGAGAAGTGATTTAAGAAAAGGGGAAATTTTGAGAAATGAATTTTAG
- a CDS encoding GTP-binding protein — MNLIIFSGPPSSGKTSVILKTVEALKSQGMSVGVVKFDCLYTDDDKLYAKAGIPVKKGISGALCPDHFFVSNIEEVVQWGKSLGLSILITESAGLCNRCSPYIKDIKGVCVIDNLSGINTPKKIGPLLKAADIVIITKGDIVSQAEREVFASRVNSVNPKAVTMHVNGLTGQGAYELSTLLYEKKLEIDSVQGMELRFPMPSALCSYCLGEKRIGEKYQMGNVRKMNLQQ; from the coding sequence ATGAATTTAATAATATTTTCAGGTCCGCCATCTTCAGGGAAAACGAGTGTTATTTTAAAAACTGTGGAAGCCTTGAAATCGCAGGGAATGTCGGTTGGAGTGGTAAAATTTGACTGCCTTTATACAGATGATGATAAATTGTATGCGAAGGCAGGGATTCCTGTAAAAAAGGGAATTTCTGGGGCTTTATGTCCAGATCACTTTTTTGTGTCTAATATTGAAGAAGTTGTGCAATGGGGGAAAAGTCTTGGGCTTTCAATATTAATTACAGAATCGGCAGGGCTTTGTAATAGATGTTCTCCGTATATTAAGGATATAAAGGGAGTCTGTGTGATTGATAATTTATCAGGAATTAATACCCCAAAGAAAATTGGACCGTTATTAAAGGCTGCGGATATTGTTATTATTACAAAGGGAGATATTGTTTCGCAAGCTGAAAGAGAAGTTTTTGCTTCACGTGTGAACTCTGTAAATCCAAAGGCTGTGACTATGCATGTTAACGGGCTTACTGGACAGGGAGCTTATGAATTGAGTACGCTTCTTTATGAGAAAAAACTGGAAATAGACAGTGTTCAAGGAATGGAACTTAGATTTCCGATGCCATCGGCACTTTGTTCATATTGTCTGGGAGAAAAGAGAATTGGGGAAAAATATCAGATGGGTAATGTTAGAAAAATGAATTTACAGCAATAA
- a CDS encoding ABC transporter substrate-binding protein: protein MFNLDDTLYEIIKKYPEALDFFIANGFEQLKNKQMLEVMGKNIKLRMALMSKKINQELFVEKLKMFLKKDADIDVSLDESKADENSDLIIEGVLPCPIRIPLLEGIKDWVNEQNVKNDYSISYNLKSANLGLDWVVEKVKTGNPDKVSDVLLSAGFELFFDKNLMGQYMENGIFETYIEDMNSDFCNENIDLRDPKKCYAIMGVVPAIFLVNKTSLGNRKMPETWSDLLSEEFEDSVALPMADLDLFNALLANLYKDFGMDGIHNLARSYKKSLHPAQMVKARTRTPEAPAVSIIPYFFSQMVNGTGDLEVVWPKDGALLSPIFMITKKSKADKIKPFMELFISNEIGTIFSANGKFPSTNPNVDNHLEKYQNFKWIGWDFIYSHDIGKIIRECEEEFNNDVKKSLEQ, encoded by the coding sequence ATGTTTAATTTAGATGATACGCTTTATGAGATTATAAAAAAATATCCTGAGGCTTTAGATTTTTTTATTGCTAATGGGTTTGAGCAGCTTAAAAATAAGCAGATGCTTGAGGTTATGGGGAAAAATATTAAGTTGCGAATGGCACTTATGTCTAAAAAGATTAATCAGGAATTGTTTGTTGAGAAATTAAAAATGTTTTTGAAAAAGGATGCGGATATTGATGTTTCTTTGGATGAAAGTAAGGCTGATGAAAATAGTGATTTAATCATTGAGGGAGTTTTGCCTTGTCCTATTAGAATACCGCTTTTGGAGGGAATTAAGGATTGGGTAAATGAGCAAAATGTGAAAAATGATTATTCTATTTCGTATAATTTAAAATCGGCGAATTTGGGACTTGACTGGGTTGTGGAAAAAGTTAAGACAGGAAATCCTGATAAGGTTTCAGATGTGCTGCTTTCGGCTGGATTTGAGCTGTTTTTTGATAAAAATTTGATGGGTCAGTATATGGAAAATGGGATTTTTGAGACGTATATTGAAGATATGAATAGTGATTTTTGTAATGAAAATATTGATTTGAGAGATCCTAAAAAGTGTTATGCAATAATGGGAGTTGTTCCAGCAATATTTTTGGTGAATAAAACTTCTTTGGGTAATAGAAAAATGCCTGAAACTTGGTCAGATTTATTAAGTGAAGAATTTGAAGATTCTGTTGCATTGCCGATGGCTGATTTGGATTTGTTTAATGCATTGCTTGCTAATCTTTATAAGGATTTTGGAATGGATGGGATTCATAATCTGGCTCGTTCTTATAAAAAAAGTTTGCATCCAGCTCAAATGGTAAAGGCTAGAACTAGAACACCTGAAGCACCTGCAGTTAGTATAATTCCATATTTCTTTTCACAAATGGTTAATGGAACAGGAGATTTAGAAGTTGTTTGGCCTAAAGATGGGGCTTTGTTAAGTCCAATATTTATGATTACTAAAAAATCGAAGGCTGATAAAATTAAGCCGTTTATGGAGTTATTTATATCAAATGAAATTGGAACGATTTTTTCTGCAAATGGTAAATTTCCGTCAACAAATCCAAATGTGGATAATCATTTGGAAAAATATCAAAATTTCAAATGGATTGGATGGGATTTTATCTATAGTCACGATATTGGAAAAATTATTCGTGAATGTGAAGAGGAATTTAATAATGATGTGAAAAAAAGTCTTGAACAATAA
- the nadR gene encoding multifunctional transcriptional regulator/nicotinamide-nucleotide adenylyltransferase/ribosylnicotinamide kinase NadR — protein sequence MLKNGIIFGKFYPLHIGHVDFIQQASGFVENLYVVVCSDVDRDKKLFEESRMKKMPTVKDRLRFVEKTFKHQKNIKIIHLAEDGIPFYPNGWKLWSERVQETLLKNNIKVDVIFTNETQDVENYKNNFLTLPNFESTFNKNLKIQMIDTNRNNFHISATEIRKNPYKNWFFIPKYVREFFVLKVAIIGSQHSGKTNLTHKLANYYNTTYVKEYKKEYVKEELQNNVDNLQYDDYSNIAYEHNRRIMDSIKNAEKLSFIDTDFYSLQSFSILETGEKHPVVEDFVRHTNFDVLLYIKKDTTDKAILDQDSEYDKILQNLLKENNQKYIELLHKSNKSLTENYIKSIQIIDNYLENQKN from the coding sequence ATGTTAAAAAATGGAATAATATTTGGAAAATTTTATCCACTTCATATTGGACACGTTGATTTTATACAGCAGGCAAGCGGTTTTGTGGAAAATTTATACGTTGTTGTCTGTAGTGATGTTGACAGAGATAAGAAACTTTTTGAAGAATCAAGGATGAAAAAAATGCCGACTGTAAAAGATCGGCTTAGATTTGTTGAAAAAACCTTTAAACATCAGAAAAATATAAAAATCATACATTTGGCAGAAGATGGAATCCCATTTTATCCAAATGGCTGGAAATTATGGAGTGAAAGAGTACAGGAAACACTTTTGAAAAATAATATAAAAGTAGATGTGATTTTTACAAATGAAACTCAAGATGTAGAAAATTACAAAAACAATTTTTTAACATTACCAAATTTTGAAAGCACATTCAATAAAAATTTAAAAATCCAAATGATAGATACAAATAGAAATAATTTTCATATAAGTGCAACAGAAATAAGAAAAAATCCTTATAAAAACTGGTTTTTTATTCCAAAATACGTAAGAGAATTTTTTGTCTTGAAAGTGGCAATAATAGGTTCACAACATTCAGGAAAAACTAATTTAACCCATAAATTAGCAAATTATTACAATACAACTTATGTAAAAGAGTATAAAAAAGAATATGTAAAAGAAGAATTACAAAATAATGTAGATAATCTTCAATATGATGATTACAGCAATATAGCCTATGAACATAACAGAAGAATAATGGATTCTATAAAAAATGCAGAAAAATTAAGTTTCATTGATACAGATTTTTATTCTTTGCAATCCTTTTCAATTCTTGAAACGGGAGAAAAACATCCAGTAGTGGAGGATTTTGTAAGACATACAAATTTTGATGTATTATTATATATAAAAAAAGATACAACTGATAAAGCTATTTTAGATCAAGATTCTGAATATGATAAAATATTACAAAATTTATTAAAAGAAAATAATCAAAAATATATTGAATTATTACATAAGTCAAACAAGAGTCTTACAGAAAATTATATAAAAAGTATTCAAATAATAGATAATTATTTAGAAAATCAAAAAAATTAA
- a CDS encoding DNA recombination protein RmuC, translating into MMLIAVAVIINILIIAMIIVFLNKKNNENLERLMLNQINENNRQNFEENKRKFDEIEKSINLGTKNSLLEGTGNIGTLLAENNEKMLLRFNELGQNINGTINTNNQLLSKNYTENSQLLTDSMNNAIQKLSTGLSENNTVLTGVMTENNNRLTKNINEFKDVLNQNINENFEKLNQKVENRLDLMNTKVEQRLSKGFEETTKTFGNVLERLSKIDEAQKKIEALSSNVVSLQDVLTDKKSRGIFGEVQLYQILASVFGEKNDKLYQKQYKLSNGTIVDSIIFTPEPLGNIAVDSKFPLENYRKMYNNELNQIERESARKDFVNDLKKHIDAISSKYIIKNETSEQAVLFLPAEAIFTEINAYHTDIIEYANKKNVRIASPTTLISVLTVIQVIMTNMERDKYASVIQQELEKLNIEFGRYQTRWNSLQKDIEKVSKDVKDITTTSNKISKRFTEISNVKFDKKSDNLFETVQSQITEN; encoded by the coding sequence ATGATGCTGATAGCAGTAGCAGTTATTATAAATATTCTTATAATAGCTATGATAATTGTTTTTTTAAATAAAAAAAATAATGAGAATTTAGAAAGATTAATGTTAAATCAGATTAATGAAAATAATCGACAAAATTTTGAAGAAAATAAGCGAAAATTTGATGAAATTGAAAAATCAATAAATTTAGGTACAAAAAATAGTTTGCTTGAAGGGACAGGAAATATTGGTACACTTTTGGCAGAAAATAATGAAAAAATGCTTTTGAGATTTAATGAGCTTGGGCAGAATATAAATGGGACGATAAATACGAATAATCAGCTTTTGTCTAAGAATTATACGGAAAATAGCCAACTTTTGACTGATAGTATGAATAATGCTATTCAAAAGCTGTCAACGGGATTGAGTGAAAATAATACAGTGCTGACAGGAGTTATGACTGAGAATAATAACAGGCTGACAAAAAATATAAATGAATTTAAGGATGTGCTTAATCAAAATATAAATGAGAATTTTGAGAAATTAAATCAGAAGGTGGAAAATAGACTTGATTTGATGAATACAAAAGTGGAACAACGTTTGTCGAAGGGTTTTGAGGAAACAACAAAAACTTTTGGGAATGTTTTGGAACGGCTTAGTAAAATTGATGAGGCACAGAAAAAAATTGAAGCATTGTCAAGTAATGTCGTTTCGCTTCAAGATGTTCTTACTGATAAGAAAAGCCGTGGGATATTTGGCGAAGTTCAACTTTATCAAATTCTGGCATCAGTTTTTGGAGAAAAAAACGACAAACTTTACCAGAAGCAATATAAACTTTCAAACGGCACAATAGTTGACTCAATTATTTTTACACCTGAACCATTGGGAAATATCGCAGTCGATTCAAAATTTCCGCTGGAAAATTATAGAAAAATGTATAATAATGAATTGAACCAAATTGAGCGGGAAAGTGCGAGAAAAGATTTTGTAAATGACCTGAAGAAACATATAGATGCAATTTCTTCAAAATATATAATAAAAAATGAAACAAGTGAACAGGCAGTGCTATTTTTACCTGCCGAAGCAATTTTTACTGAAATAAATGCCTATCATACTGACATAATAGAATATGCCAACAAGAAAAATGTAAGAATAGCTTCACCTACAACATTAATATCGGTATTAACCGTAATTCAAGTTATAATGACAAATATGGAACGTGATAAATATGCTAGCGTTATTCAGCAGGAACTTGAAAAATTAAATATTGAATTTGGAAGATACCAAACTCGTTGGAACAGTCTTCAAAAGGATATTGAAAAAGTTTCCAAAGATGTAAAAGACATTACAACAACTTCCAATAAAATAAGCAAACGTTTTACAGAAATTTCAAATGTAAAATTTGATAAAAAATCAGATAATTTATTTGAAACTGTTCAAAGTCAAATTACTGAAAATTAA
- a CDS encoding YihY/virulence factor BrkB family protein, translating to MKEKKDLKGKKEKKEARLKKRIDEIRRIIYLIYRNYRDGETQILAISLTYYSLLAIFPVVALVLGITKGFGLDKIFIQKFFELWPGNNSFLKVIVDIAQRLLLSTESSILTGVGIVILIYSAVKVLIMLENSFNKIWKINKKRSLARRIVDYVAIIFLGPIFFVLLSALNSVVVEEMVKKFPNNVILTNLFIGFFGPATYIILFSYLFYVIPNTNVKVKPAVFAGVVTTGLTFGWKLIFLLLQSSITKYNIIYGSLALIPIFLIWVQYVWVTILLGAQIAFSIQTSDEFLYNEKIEMPIKIKREAGILILSLIIKNFVEKKEAFTYQKLTDRLGMEVFFVKEVLSDLEKMGFINEVFYDKNSDSQYQVAYSPEAITIREFMKKFDTKNIEYYENIFDNLNEEDRKLLEKIREKLAMKKIENPESENGSKNEGEDEFQKQKSPLPKAEYAENLERPVKPRKSEELKIDFQISKEPKQKDENIQVKKSQETVKKEIINFEDKEQETEEKIENQTEEEMGESEDSENNRKKVRYEDGTWKFF from the coding sequence ATGAAAGAAAAAAAAGACTTGAAAGGAAAGAAGGAAAAAAAAGAAGCTAGATTGAAAAAAAGAATTGATGAAATCAGAAGGATAATTTATTTAATTTATAGAAATTACCGGGATGGAGAAACTCAAATACTTGCTATATCCCTGACTTATTATTCGCTTCTTGCAATTTTTCCTGTGGTTGCCCTTGTATTGGGAATCACAAAAGGATTCGGGCTAGACAAGATATTTATACAGAAATTTTTTGAACTGTGGCCTGGAAATAATAGCTTTTTAAAAGTAATTGTGGATATAGCCCAAAGACTGCTTTTATCAACTGAAAGCAGTATATTAACTGGAGTTGGAATTGTAATTTTAATTTATTCTGCGGTAAAAGTGCTCATAATGCTTGAAAATTCATTTAATAAAATATGGAAAATAAATAAAAAAAGATCACTTGCAAGAAGAATAGTTGACTATGTTGCAATTATATTTTTAGGGCCGATATTTTTTGTTTTATTATCTGCATTAAATTCAGTTGTAGTTGAAGAAATGGTAAAAAAATTTCCAAATAATGTCATTTTAACAAATTTATTTATTGGATTTTTTGGGCCTGCGACTTATATTATTTTATTTAGTTATTTATTTTATGTTATTCCAAATACAAATGTGAAAGTTAAGCCAGCTGTTTTTGCTGGAGTTGTTACAACTGGACTTACTTTTGGATGGAAATTGATATTTTTGCTGTTGCAATCTTCAATTACAAAATATAACATAATTTATGGAAGTCTTGCATTAATCCCAATTTTTCTAATCTGGGTTCAATATGTATGGGTAACAATTTTGCTTGGAGCCCAAATAGCCTTTTCAATACAGACTTCAGATGAATTTTTGTATAATGAAAAAATTGAAATGCCGATAAAGATAAAAAGGGAAGCAGGAATACTGATTTTATCGCTGATTATTAAGAATTTTGTAGAAAAAAAAGAAGCCTTCACATATCAGAAATTGACTGACAGGCTTGGAATGGAAGTGTTCTTTGTAAAGGAAGTGCTTTCAGACCTTGAAAAAATGGGATTTATAAATGAAGTATTCTATGACAAGAATTCAGATAGCCAATATCAGGTTGCTTATAGTCCAGAAGCTATAACAATTAGGGAATTTATGAAAAAATTTGATACTAAAAATATTGAATATTATGAAAATATTTTTGACAATTTAAATGAAGAAGATCGAAAATTACTTGAAAAAATACGGGAAAAACTGGCAATGAAAAAGATTGAAAATCCAGAAAGTGAAAATGGAAGTAAAAATGAGGGTGAAGATGAATTTCAAAAGCAGAAATCACCACTTCCAAAAGCAGAATATGCTGAAAATTTAGAACGTCCTGTAAAGCCAAGAAAATCAGAAGAATTAAAAATAGATTTTCAAATTTCAAAAGAGCCGAAGCAAAAGGATGAAAATATTCAAGTGAAAAAATCGCAGGAAACAGTAAAAAAAGAAATAATAAATTTTGAAGATAAAGAGCAAGAAACTGAAGAAAAAATAGAAAATCAAACTGAAGAAGAAATGGGTGAATCAGAAGATTCTGAAAACAATAGAAAAAAAGTTAGATATGAAGATGGAACTTGGAAATTTTTCTAA
- the thiI gene encoding tRNA uracil 4-sulfurtransferase ThiI gives MNNYTDKNLLNAVGLSYGELSLKGKNRGQFEKKLRNKINKVLKGFEYQLFDDLSKLYVFINPENLDEITDKLKKVFGIVGLNQSAKVERNDEFIKEKVLEFANYAYEQGARTFKIKVNRSNKGFEKKSMDYARELGAYVLVSSPFEKVKMKDPDVMINVDIRKNVYIYTDRIKTYGGLPLGSTGKGLVLLSGGIDSPVASFMMAKRGMRLNFVTFHSFPFTSQQALEKVKELTDILSLYVGKTRLYSLNILKIQEAINTQTKKDLATILTRRAMMRLAERISNTIQYQALVTGESLGQVASQTMGGLTCTNASVKKLPVFRPLIGMDKTEIIEIAKEIETYEKSIEPYEDSCVIFAPKHPVTNPKLEDVLAEEAKIENYDEIMDEIFEEREYFNFG, from the coding sequence ATGAACAATTATACTGACAAAAATTTATTGAATGCAGTGGGGCTTTCTTATGGGGAGTTGTCGTTAAAGGGGAAAAATAGAGGGCAGTTTGAAAAAAAATTGCGAAATAAAATTAATAAAGTGTTGAAGGGGTTTGAATATCAATTATTTGATGATTTGTCAAAATTATATGTTTTTATAAATCCTGAGAATTTAGATGAAATAACAGATAAATTAAAAAAGGTTTTTGGAATTGTGGGGCTTAATCAGTCGGCTAAGGTTGAGAGAAACGATGAATTTATTAAGGAAAAGGTGCTGGAGTTTGCAAATTATGCTTATGAACAAGGGGCAAGGACATTTAAGATAAAAGTTAATAGAAGTAATAAGGGATTTGAGAAGAAATCTATGGATTATGCACGTGAATTGGGGGCTTATGTACTTGTAAGCAGTCCCTTTGAAAAGGTTAAGATGAAGGATCCTGATGTTATGATAAATGTCGATATTAGAAAAAATGTTTATATTTATACAGATAGAATAAAAACTTATGGTGGACTTCCACTTGGGTCAACTGGAAAAGGGCTTGTGCTTTTATCTGGAGGAATAGATAGTCCTGTTGCGTCTTTTATGATGGCAAAAAGAGGAATGCGTCTGAATTTTGTAACATTCCATAGTTTTCCATTTACAAGTCAACAGGCTCTTGAAAAGGTGAAGGAACTGACAGATATTTTATCGCTTTATGTCGGAAAAACAAGACTTTATTCATTAAATATATTAAAAATTCAGGAAGCAATAAATACACAGACAAAAAAAGACCTGGCTACGATTTTAACAAGACGTGCTATGATGCGTCTGGCTGAGAGAATATCGAATACTATACAGTATCAGGCTTTAGTTACAGGAGAAAGCCTTGGGCAAGTTGCTTCCCAAACAATGGGAGGGCTTACTTGTACAAATGCTTCGGTAAAAAAATTGCCAGTATTTAGACCGCTTATTGGGATGGATAAAACGGAAATAATAGAAATTGCGAAGGAAATAGAGACTTATGAAAAATCTATTGAGCCGTATGAGGATTCCTGTGTAATTTTTGCTCCAAAACATCCAGTTACAAATCCTAAGTTGGAGGATGTGCTGGCTGAAGAGGCAAAAATTGAAAATTATGATGAAATTATGGATGAAATTTTTGAAGAAAGGGAATATTTTAATTTTGGATAA
- a CDS encoding cysteine desulfurase family protein, with protein MIYLDNSASTKPYKEVIDVLVQTMEENYANADAIHDFSHKILLKIKKARKIVAEYLKVEADRIYFTAGGGDGNNLLLQGVINANSRIKKHLITTKIEHPSVYEVFRHYENAGFEVDYLDVDKDGYIDLKQLENLVREDTILVSVGAVNSETGAIQDLDKISKIIRNKNKDTYFHTDFVQGFGCTNIKFDKIPVDAITVSGHKIHAPKGIGAIYVNKHVKITDVVFGSNAENGIVKRTMPTELILAFAKAVEILSKEDKKDMEHSQNIKKMLADKICEEITEIKLNSSLDPEKSSPKVLNVSFKGTKGEVLTHFLGMYQIYVSTGSACSSKKGNSRILEAMGLNQSELDGAIRFSFSSENTVEQIDEVVKRLKESVARIRKMR; from the coding sequence ATGATTTATTTAGATAACTCTGCTAGCACAAAGCCGTATAAAGAAGTTATAGATGTGCTAGTTCAGACAATGGAGGAAAATTATGCGAATGCTGATGCGATTCATGATTTTTCTCATAAAATTCTTTTGAAAATAAAAAAGGCTAGAAAAATTGTGGCTGAATATCTAAAAGTGGAGGCTGACAGAATTTATTTTACAGCAGGAGGCGGAGATGGAAATAATCTTTTGCTGCAAGGGGTTATCAATGCAAATTCCCGTATAAAAAAGCATCTGATTACGACAAAGATTGAGCATCCATCTGTTTATGAAGTATTTAGGCATTATGAAAATGCTGGATTTGAAGTTGATTATCTGGATGTTGACAAGGATGGATATATAGATTTAAAGCAATTAGAAAATTTGGTTCGTGAAGACACGATTTTGGTTTCTGTGGGTGCTGTAAATAGTGAAACTGGAGCAATTCAGGATTTGGATAAGATTTCTAAGATTATTCGGAATAAAAATAAGGATACATATTTTCATACTGATTTTGTGCAAGGATTTGGGTGTACAAATATAAAATTTGATAAAATTCCTGTGGATGCGATAACGGTGAGCGGTCATAAAATTCATGCACCAAAGGGAATTGGGGCGATTTATGTAAATAAACATGTTAAAATTACTGATGTAGTTTTTGGTTCAAATGCAGAAAATGGGATTGTAAAAAGAACAATGCCGACAGAATTGATTCTTGCATTTGCGAAGGCTGTGGAAATTTTGTCAAAAGAGGATAAAAAAGATATGGAACATTCTCAAAATATAAAAAAAATGCTTGCTGATAAAATTTGTGAAGAAATTACGGAGATTAAACTTAATTCATCGCTTGATCCTGAAAAATCGAGTCCAAAGGTTTTGAATGTTTCTTTTAAGGGGACAAAAGGTGAAGTGCTGACACATTTTTTAGGGATGTATCAGATTTATGTTTCTACAGGTTCGGCTTGCTCTTCTAAAAAAGGGAATAGCAGAATACTGGAAGCTATGGGTCTTAATCAGTCGGAACTGGATGGGGCGATAAGATTTAGCTTTTCAAGTGAAAATACAGTGGAGCAAATTGATGAAGTTGTAAAAAGGCTGAAGGAAAGTGTGGCAAGAATTAGGAAAATGAGATAG